The Gloeothece verrucosa PCC 7822 genome contains a region encoding:
- a CDS encoding IS630 family transposase: protein MPAKNHLSPEQKEKLLKTLKESENPYTRERILILLLMNDGKTYLEISKFLGIAYPTVAYWAVHGDPDNLDSLKDGRAEGNFRKATKIYEELLLKVVEKEPWEYGYEFGRWTARRLAEHLEKETGLKLSGSQVSRIFQKKNYVYIWAKYSLEDKQNPEKRKAFKEKLREYITIAKTSPEKLQLWFWDESGFSLRVIRRKGWGKKGTRKKVTGQRSRGRVNVMGGLRYTDKKRVNYFIKKGNADTFYESLKMLNELIKQEWVEQGNKVEEFEKRGQKILIILDNASFHKRKDILGKIEAELPNIRLEFLPAYSPDYNLIELVWHSAKEYIAHKTFESVEQLENLLNKLLNEGELIIKWERKLKNKGNAIY, encoded by the coding sequence ATGCCGGCTAAAAATCACCTTTCTCCAGAGCAAAAAGAAAAACTGCTTAAAACTTTAAAAGAAAGTGAAAATCCTTATACAAGAGAAAGGATTTTGATATTATTATTAATGAATGATGGAAAAACATATCTAGAAATTAGTAAATTTTTGGGAATAGCATATCCAACAGTAGCTTATTGGGCAGTTCATGGAGACCCAGATAATTTAGACAGTTTAAAAGATGGGAGAGCCGAAGGGAATTTTCGGAAAGCTACTAAGATATATGAAGAATTATTATTAAAAGTAGTTGAAAAAGAGCCTTGGGAATATGGGTACGAATTTGGTCGATGGACAGCGCGTCGATTAGCAGAACATCTTGAGAAAGAGACAGGGTTAAAACTGAGTGGCTCACAAGTGAGTCGAATTTTTCAAAAAAAAAATTACGTTTATATTTGGGCAAAATACAGCCTAGAGGATAAACAAAATCCTGAAAAAAGAAAAGCCTTTAAAGAAAAATTAAGAGAATATATAACAATAGCAAAAACGTCACCTGAGAAGCTTCAGTTATGGTTTTGGGATGAGAGCGGTTTTAGTTTACGAGTAATAAGAAGAAAAGGTTGGGGAAAAAAAGGAACTCGTAAAAAAGTAACTGGACAAAGAAGTAGAGGACGAGTAAATGTAATGGGTGGATTACGTTATACAGACAAAAAAAGAGTTAACTACTTTATTAAGAAAGGCAATGCTGATACTTTTTATGAATCTTTAAAAATGCTGAATGAATTGATTAAGCAAGAATGGGTCGAGCAAGGAAATAAAGTTGAAGAGTTCGAGAAACGAGGGCAGAAAATATTAATTATTTTAGATAATGCTTCTTTTCATAAAAGAAAAGATATTTTAGGTAAAATAGAAGCTGAATTACCTAATATTAGACTAGAATTCCTGCCGGCTTATAGCCCAGATTATAATTTAATTGAATTGGTTTGGCATTCAGCCAAAGAATATATTGCTCACAAAACTTTTG
- a CDS encoding DUF6883 domain-containing protein codes for MKLPYGNLVDRQQIIDKLTTYSLNFEHKEGKHKARLFRDQLGIVLENQEILLTALLQAAINKELMYQTTSEYGNKYVIDFNLTTEVGTSIIRSCWIIRIGEVYPRLITVYPID; via the coding sequence ATGAAGCTACCTTATGGGAATCTAGTTGACCGGCAACAAATAATCGATAAGCTAACAACTTATTCTTTGAACTTTGAGCATAAAGAGGGAAAACATAAAGCTCGTCTTTTTAGGGACCAATTGGGAATCGTTTTAGAAAATCAAGAAATTCTTCTTACGGCTCTGCTCCAAGCAGCAATAAATAAAGAATTAATGTACCAAACAACCAGCGAGTATGGGAATAAATACGTGATTGATTTTAATTTAACAACGGAGGTAGGAACATCTATAATTAGAAGTTGTTGGATTATTCGCATTGGTGAAGTTTATCCAAGGCTGATAACGGTTTATCCAATCGATTAA
- a CDS encoding DUF4926 domain-containing protein, with protein MVQIQLHDTVALVEDTKTQRFMTEQEIILRRGQVGTVVEKYKDGEAFEVEFSDDKGQTYALLTVKSEKLMPLFYNLSVVG; from the coding sequence ATGGTTCAAATTCAACTACATGATACAGTTGCCCTGGTTGAAGATACAAAAACTCAACGATTCATGACGGAACAAGAAATTATCTTACGTCGGGGACAAGTAGGAACGGTTGTGGAAAAATATAAAGATGGAGAAGCATTTGAAGTTGAGTTTTCTGATGATAAGGGACAAACGTATGCTCTGTTAACTGTTAAATCGGAAAAGCTAATGCCTCTTTTTTATAATTTATCGGTAGTGGGTTAA
- a CDS encoding IS701 family transposase, with protein MRQQTKPSTAKCDLDIYTNYLIAEPKWSGCSRLGQIMDISHDSANRFLLRENYEPKDLFDEVKKFINLTGGTLSADDTIIEKLYSNPSSCKLIGYYWSGKHKKVIKGINLITVYYTDLNGNSVPINYRLYDKEEGKTKNEYLKEMIEEVLEWGIVPKTITTDSWYSSKNNLKFFKDKKLDFLVGIAKNRQVKVLGGKFCKVEQLEIPEDGLKVYLKEFGWVKVFQRVFKNEKPRYYLIYQTEESESDNKLLTRNQLRYLCSIHWGIECYHRALKQLCGLNKFLVRTSQSIATHIFCSLRAFCQLELMRIQETIFTWYEVQRELYLKVAREFILKRLEEKNTLAA; from the coding sequence ATAAGACAGCAAACTAAGCCAAGCACGGCCAAATGTGACCTAGATATTTACACGAATTATTTAATTGCCGAGCCTAAATGGAGCGGTTGTTCTCGTTTAGGGCAAATTATGGATATATCTCATGACAGTGCTAATCGTTTTTTACTTAGAGAAAATTATGAACCCAAAGATTTATTTGATGAAGTCAAAAAATTTATTAATTTAACAGGAGGAACATTAAGTGCTGATGATACAATTATTGAAAAGCTGTACAGTAATCCATCGTCATGTAAATTAATAGGCTATTATTGGTCAGGCAAACATAAAAAAGTAATTAAAGGTATTAATTTAATTACTGTATATTATACGGATTTAAATGGAAATTCAGTTCCAATTAATTATCGTCTTTATGATAAAGAGGAGGGAAAAACGAAAAATGAATATTTAAAAGAAATGATAGAAGAAGTGCTTGAGTGGGGAATTGTGCCTAAAACAATCACGACAGATAGTTGGTATTCTTCTAAAAATAATTTAAAGTTTTTTAAAGACAAGAAACTAGATTTTTTAGTAGGAATAGCTAAAAATAGACAAGTAAAAGTTTTGGGTGGCAAATTCTGTAAAGTAGAGCAGTTAGAGATTCCAGAAGATGGACTTAAAGTTTATTTAAAAGAATTTGGTTGGGTAAAAGTATTTCAAAGGGTTTTCAAAAACGAAAAGCCTCGGTATTACTTAATCTATCAAACTGAAGAGTCAGAGTCAGATAATAAACTTTTAACAAGAAATCAATTGCGCTATTTATGTTCAATTCATTGGGGAATTGAATGTTATCATAGAGCTTTAAAACAATTATGCGGCTTAAATAAATTTTTAGTCAGAACTTCCCAATCTATAGCTACTCATATTTTCTGTTCTTTAAGAGCTTTTTGCCAACTAGAATTAATGAGGATTCAAGAAACAATCTTTACTTGGTATGAAGTTCAACGAGAGCTTTATCTTAAAGTTGCTAGAGAGTTTATTCTTAAGCGCTTAGAAGAAAAAAATACTTTAGCCGCATAA